The Arcobacter sp. F2176 genome contains the following window.
TGTATTGGTTGAGCTGTAGATTCCTGTAGCTCCAGCTGAACTTCCATTTCCTACGCCATTTGTTTGACCTGTGGTGTCTATATCCCAATATGAGTTTGTGATGTTTGATTTAAAACCCCAACTTCCAACTAATCCTCCACGAAAAGAAGAAGAACTACTTCCATTTACTTCTGCTATCACATACGAATTTGTGATTGTTGTTGAACCAGTACTTCCAACTAATCCTCCAACAGAACTATATCCTGTTATCTTTCCTGTTACATATGCGTGGTTGATAGTTGAATATAGATCCATTCCAACTAGTCCTCCAACAAAAATATATCCTCTAATATCCACATTGGTAAGTCCTACATTTGATATAGTTGCTGCATTACTTGTCGTACCAAACAACCCTACTTTATCTTCACCACCTCTATTGATATACAAGCCATCTATAACATAACCTTTACCATCAAAGACTCCTGTAAATTGTGTATCTATATTAATTGTAGAGTTATCTCCTAATTGTTTAAATCCATAGTAACCACCACTTCCATCACTATTCCAATTTCTCGTATCACTTGCATCTATGTTTGAACCTAATTCATATCTACCATTTAAAGCTTGACTTATCCATTGGAGTTGATTGATATTATTTATGATTACTTTTCCAGTAGTTGCATCAAACTTTATTGCTGCATTTCTATTAACTGCATTAAAGTAAACTCCACCATTAGTATTATTGGTATTTTCTATAGTTGCATTTACATATATCTCATCACCAGCAGTTAAAGTAAGCTTTGTAGCATCACCCCAAGTGATATTTTCATTTACAGTTATATCTTGATCTGCTTGAAGTTCTACATCAGCAGAAGAAAGAGCACTTTGAATTGCTGTTGCACTTACACTTCCTCCACTTAAGTCAGTTCCTCCTGTAGATTCTATAGTCATATTAACTGGATCTAAAAGCCATTTTGAAGTTTCTATAGAAGTTGTAGAAGCTACATTTAACTCTTTTCCAGAAGTCTCTACAAACCCACCTTTAGCTTTTATAGTTCCATCAATGTTTGCAGTTCCCCCATGGGCATATAGTTCTACATGTCCGTTTATTCCATCTAGTGAGTTTGCTTCTATGATTCCTGTATTATTTACAACTGCTCTTAGAAGTTCATCTACTGCATGGGTAGTTAGATATACTTCTCCACCATCTGCTAGTATAGTTCCTGAATTTTCTACTAGGGCATCTAATGTTCCTTTATCTACAGACAAGTCTATTAAAGAGTTACCATTTAGATTTATAGTATATTCATCAGCTGATGTAAGTTGTACTCTTCCTTTTACTGCTTCTATAGTTCCACTATTTTTCGCTTCATTAGAAGCAAAGATTACATAACCATTATTTTTAACTTTTATAGTACCTTGGTTGATAACAGATTCTGTAGAATCTCCTGTAAAACTATAGTTTCCTTTTTGAAAGTTAGTATCTGAGATATCTTTAGTTGTAGCTAATAAGCCTGCAGTGTTTATACTTGCATTTTTACCAAAGAGTACTCCATTTGAGTTTAATATCCAAA
Protein-coding sequences here:
- a CDS encoding filamentous hemagglutinin N-terminal domain-containing protein; this encodes MKANLNYSSRFRILKGGKVSLVVSALLGGVTLSFAAPSGGVVTSGSASIHQSGNTTNINQSTQKASINWNKFNIASHETVNFNQPNVNSITLNRVIGNERSIIDGALNANGQVWILNSNGVLFGKNASINTAGLLATTKDISDTNFQKGNYSFTGDSTESVINQGTIKVKNNGYVIFASNEAKNSGTIEAVKGRVQLTSADEYTINLNGNSLIDLSVDKGTLDALVENSGTILADGGEVYLTTHAVDELLRAVVNNTGIIEANSLDGINGHVELYAHGGTANIDGTIKAKGGFVETSGKELNVASTTSIETSKWLLDPVNMTIESTGGTDLSGGSVSATAIQSALSSADVELQADQDITVNENITWGDATKLTLTAGDEIYVNATIENTNNTNGGVYFNAVNRNAAIKFDATTGKVIINNINQLQWISQALNGRYELGSNIDASDTRNWNSDGSGGYYGFKQLGDNSTINIDTQFTGVFDGKGYVIDGLYINRGGEDKVGLFGTTSNAATISNVGLTNVDIRGYIFVGGLVGMDLYSTINHAYVTGKITGYSSVGGLVGSTGSTTITNSYVIAEVNGSSSSSFRGGLVGSWGFKSNITNSYWDIDTTGQTNGVGNGSSAGATGIYSSTNTINAFSKDTYTGFDFTNDWIIYEGHTRPLLRAFMTEITVKANDATRTYDGTTYSGSAGVTYSNPTYDNSLVNGTLNYTSSGDLKNAGTATINVDGLYSSQQGYIIKYDTGTLTTNKKSITANYTAANKVYDGNTNAVVNGTLNGIVSGDTVALSQNANFIDKNAGTGKTVNIAGISLAGVDSGNYSISTTNSATADITKRALTLEAKKDYDGTADLTGFVSFGNLVGAETLEYTQAKANSSNPIADNFIKEIIIQDGENGGLASNYELPSLLAYSANNSVQIGAIPVAKTTTPDLSTIVSTIVNKTVLTNKDIETLLKSGIDIKTILQQLDTNELALIPGIVMKVLNGGINLPFGSKQEFNLESDDKNDDKEKKLI